In Helianthus annuus cultivar XRQ/B chromosome 9, HanXRQr2.0-SUNRISE, whole genome shotgun sequence, the following are encoded in one genomic region:
- the LOC110877042 gene encoding GATA transcription factor 21: MTPIYFNSSSDDRYNEHQFFSPRDHHNQHEFLSPNSQASLSSNSLTCHIFFNPITTHDQDKVFNRDQSHPSQNEDDDDVGSQACDDPCVENQVERSTGNGGLQVSLWKKEDDDHMNEENQVKWMSSKMRVMLKMKKTDPTKLDTLRSTTKELQLEGHHDHKEQERANSINSNYSNNTLVRVCSDCNTTKTPLWRSGPQGPKSLCNACGIRQRKARKAMAAAQAEAAESSKSEFVERPTSLKATKILHKDYKKPNKGHVTKYNNKLYSKKINTKASPTRKNTVEEFLVSLSKSLAFHGVFPQDEKEAAILLMALSCGYVHQ, translated from the exons ATGACTccaatatattttaattcatcaTCTGATGATCGGTACAATGAACACCAGTTCTTTAGCCCTAGAGATCACCACAACCAACATGAGTTTTTGAGCCCTAATTCGCAAGCTTCGTTGTCTTCGAATTCTCTCACTTGTCATATTTTCTTCAACCCTATTACTACCCATGATCAAGATAAGGTTTTTAATAGAGATCAATCACATCCATCACAAAATGAG GATGATGATGATGTCGGATCACAAGCATGCGATGATCCTTGTGTCGAAAATCAAGTAGAGAGAAGCACGGGCAATGGTGGACTTCAGGTTTCTTTATGGAAGAAAGAAGATGATGATCATATGAATGAGGAAAATCAAGTGAAGTGGATGTCTTCCAAGATGAGAGTAATGCTTAAGATGAAGAAAACGGATCCAACAAAGCTAGACACTTTACGATCTACCACGAAAGAGCTACAGCTTGAAGGTCATCACGATCATaaagaacaagaacgtgcaaacTCGATCAATAGTAATTATTCAAACAACACCCTAGTTAGGGTTTGTTCTGATTGTAATACTACCAAGACTCCTCTATGGCGAAGCGGACCTCAAGGACCTAAG TCACTCTGCAATGCATGTGGGATCCGGCAGCGGAAAGCACGGAAAGCAATGGCTGCAGCACAAGCCGAAGCAGCGGAATCTAGCAAAAGTGAATTCGTTGAAAGACCAACATCGTTAAAAGCTACAAAGATTCTGCATAAAGATTATAAGAAGCCAAACAAAGGGCATGTTACAAAGTACAACAACAAACTGTACTCGAAGAAGATAAACACGAAAGCATCACCAACAAGAAAGAATACCGTCGAAGAATTCTTGGTAAGCTTAAGCAAAAGTCTTGCATTTCATGGTGTGTTTCCACAAGATGAAAAGGAAGCTGCAATCCTCCTAATGGCACTCTCCTGTGGCTATGTTCATCAATAG